One genomic segment of Actinoplanes ianthinogenes includes these proteins:
- a CDS encoding tetratricopeptide repeat protein, producing MGLKRFFSGNQRSEPAEVVPQDTPDDLLAMLALLDRDGFSPDIVAWLDPARGREDFQALARKGLVRENIPTLWAVDPAAATAAKNKDVSAGVIDRRIAHVVEALQLILEAQRRGSASVASLFELMRHASSLFEAFTLVSGRGLARESIWPVGQIMIWTTLELQAHTGAAEANELAASVIATFRTNIGEQNEYALSVAAALSSVHEDAEDWARTVDVLEWVCAGFAHELGPDAEQTVTAEVNLANAYTNLGRPGQAVDLLTGTLARHLRSHPDSDGQGPAILNQLARAYRADGRDKEAIPIFVRAMAALGDPDEVWLGLGVELIKAYRATGDDERADALYARVMAAAKAKWGDFDPDALP from the coding sequence ATGGGTCTCAAGCGTTTCTTCAGCGGCAACCAGCGGTCCGAACCCGCGGAGGTCGTCCCTCAGGACACCCCCGATGACCTGCTGGCGATGCTGGCGTTGCTGGACCGGGACGGGTTCAGTCCCGACATCGTGGCCTGGCTGGACCCGGCCCGGGGCCGCGAGGACTTCCAGGCCCTGGCCCGGAAAGGGCTGGTGAGGGAGAACATCCCGACACTGTGGGCGGTCGATCCGGCGGCCGCGACGGCCGCGAAGAACAAGGATGTCAGCGCGGGCGTGATCGACCGGCGCATCGCGCACGTGGTCGAGGCGCTCCAGCTGATCCTCGAGGCGCAGCGCCGGGGCAGCGCGAGCGTGGCCTCGCTGTTCGAGCTGATGCGGCACGCCTCGTCCCTCTTCGAGGCGTTCACGCTGGTCTCGGGTCGCGGGCTGGCCCGGGAGTCGATCTGGCCGGTGGGTCAGATCATGATCTGGACGACCCTGGAGCTCCAGGCGCACACCGGCGCCGCGGAGGCGAACGAGCTCGCCGCGTCGGTCATCGCCACGTTCCGCACGAATATCGGCGAGCAGAACGAGTACGCGTTGAGCGTGGCCGCGGCCCTGAGCAGCGTCCACGAGGACGCCGAGGACTGGGCGCGAACGGTGGACGTGCTGGAATGGGTCTGCGCCGGGTTCGCCCACGAGCTCGGCCCCGACGCCGAGCAGACCGTGACCGCCGAGGTGAACCTCGCGAACGCATACACCAATCTGGGTCGCCCCGGGCAGGCCGTAGACCTGCTCACCGGGACACTGGCCCGGCACCTGCGCTCCCACCCGGACAGCGACGGCCAGGGCCCGGCGATCCTGAACCAGCTGGCGCGTGCGTATCGTGCGGACGGTCGCGACAAAGAGGCAATTCCGATTTTCGTACGCGCGATGGCCGCGCTCGGCGACCCGGACGAGGTCTGGCTGGGCCTGGGCGTGGAGCTGATCAAGGCTTACCGTGCGACCGGCGACGATGAGCGGGCCGATGCCCTCTACGCCCGGGTGATGGCCGCCGCGAAGGCGAAGTGGGGAGACTTCGACCCGGACGCGCTGCCGTAG
- a CDS encoding chemotaxis protein CheB, with the protein MDDSRRYAVSWPVVALIASAGGVEAMSRVLSGLPASLPAAVLIAVHISPDKTSHLVQILARRTRLPVHTAQDRVLLQPGVALVVPPGRHLLVTSEARIGLIDTGALPPSRPSADLLLSTLAVTCGPRSLAVVMTGLGHDGQAGVRAIAHCGGTVLAQDEASAAYTAMPAAAVATGTVRETLPLDDLAAAIVTHATRASR; encoded by the coding sequence GTGGACGACAGCAGACGGTATGCGGTGTCATGGCCGGTGGTCGCGTTGATCGCGTCGGCCGGCGGTGTCGAGGCGATGTCCCGTGTGCTCTCGGGACTGCCTGCGAGCCTGCCCGCCGCTGTCCTCATCGCCGTGCACATCTCCCCGGACAAGACCAGCCACCTCGTGCAGATCCTCGCCCGGCGGACCCGGCTACCGGTTCACACCGCGCAGGACCGGGTGCTGCTCCAGCCGGGAGTCGCGCTTGTCGTACCGCCGGGCCGGCATCTGCTGGTGACCTCGGAGGCCCGCATCGGCCTGATCGACACCGGAGCACTGCCGCCGTCGCGGCCCTCGGCCGACCTGCTGCTCTCGACGCTGGCGGTGACCTGCGGGCCGCGCTCGCTGGCCGTCGTGATGACCGGGCTCGGCCACGACGGGCAGGCCGGAGTGCGTGCCATCGCACACTGCGGCGGCACGGTCCTGGCACAGGACGAGGCCAGCGCCGCCTACACCGCGATGCCGGCCGCCGCGGTCGCCACCGGCACGGTGCGCGAAACCCTGCCTCTCGACGACCTGGCCGCCGCGATCGTCACGCACGCCACCAGGGCCAGCCGGTGA
- a CDS encoding flavin reductase family protein, whose amino-acid sequence MSASEFRRAMGHFATGVTVVTSVNAAGEPVGTTASAVSSLSLDPPLVLVCFDRASQTLEAIRGHGAFVVNVLAAPQRHLSAAFARRGSASAWDGVGHRPGTSGSPHLHDVLASLECTVEHRLPGGDHEIVVGRVGEVEVTDSDATPLLYWRGAYADLGVPACLSRAAG is encoded by the coding sequence GTGTCAGCTTCCGAATTCCGCCGTGCCATGGGCCACTTCGCCACCGGCGTCACCGTGGTCACCTCGGTGAACGCCGCCGGTGAGCCGGTCGGCACGACCGCCAGCGCGGTCAGCTCACTGTCGCTGGACCCGCCGCTGGTCCTGGTCTGTTTCGACCGGGCGAGCCAGACTCTGGAGGCCATCCGCGGGCACGGCGCCTTCGTGGTCAACGTGCTGGCGGCCCCGCAGCGTCACCTGTCGGCCGCCTTCGCCCGGCGCGGATCCGCCAGTGCGTGGGACGGCGTCGGTCACCGGCCGGGCACGAGCGGCAGCCCCCACCTGCACGACGTGCTCGCCTCCCTGGAGTGCACGGTCGAGCACCGGCTGCCCGGTGGCGATCACGAGATCGTGGTCGGCCGCGTCGGCGAGGTCGAGGTGACCGACAGCGACGCCACGCCGCTGCTGTACTGGCGCGGCGCGTACGCGGACCTCGGCGTGCCCGCATGTCTCAGCCGCGCCGCAGGCTGA
- a CDS encoding carbonic anhydrase family protein, translated as MSGENQTQGTSQSPIDIRTDRVGAYRGSPLVLDYRPSGLVVENTGHVVEVPIPDGVVSTMRLGGDQYHLTQYHFHAPSEHAVDGRRADVEAHFVHQNAQGATAVVGVFYRRGPDSNAVLDRILRSAPETAGEEADAGEASPAALFRCIAGVSTNSGGPTRVDSFYTYSGSLTTPGCTEGVRWTVLADGGHVAPDAVTHLHDVIARFPGYRGYPDNNRPRQPLNGRLVSLRRG; from the coding sequence GTGTCAGGTGAAAACCAGACGCAGGGCACGAGTCAGTCCCCGATCGACATCCGGACCGATCGGGTGGGCGCCTACCGCGGCTCGCCGTTGGTGCTCGACTACCGGCCGTCCGGACTCGTCGTCGAGAACACCGGGCATGTGGTGGAGGTGCCGATCCCGGACGGTGTCGTGAGCACGATGCGGCTCGGCGGCGATCAATACCACCTGACGCAGTACCACTTCCATGCGCCGTCGGAGCACGCCGTCGACGGGCGGCGGGCCGATGTGGAGGCGCACTTCGTCCACCAGAACGCCCAGGGCGCCACCGCCGTCGTCGGCGTCTTCTATCGCCGCGGCCCGGACTCCAACGCGGTGCTCGACAGGATTCTCCGCTCGGCGCCGGAAACCGCCGGCGAGGAGGCCGACGCCGGTGAAGCCAGCCCGGCGGCGCTGTTCCGGTGCATCGCAGGCGTCAGCACGAACTCCGGCGGCCCGACGCGAGTCGACTCGTTCTACACGTACAGCGGGTCGCTCACCACGCCCGGCTGTACCGAGGGCGTGCGCTGGACGGTGCTCGCTGACGGGGGCCACGTCGCACCCGACGCGGTGACCCACCTGCACGACGTGATCGCCCGATTCCCCGGTTATCGCGGCTACCCGGACAACAACCGCCCCCGGCAACCTCTCAACGGCCGGCTCGTCAGCCTGCGGCGCGGCTGA
- the sfnG gene encoding dimethylsulfone monooxygenase SfnG, which yields MPTDPTTEPLRFAYWVPNVSGGLVTSTIEQRTDWSYDYNLKLARLAEQAGFEYALSQVRYTASYGAEFQHESTSFSLALLLGTERLKLIAAVHPGLWHPAVLAKWVATADHLSHGRVAVNVVSGWFADEFRQLGEPWLEHDERYRRSAEFITALKRIWTEDEANLAGDFYRIRDFSLKPKPLSWPGRPHPEIFQGGNSSAARRNGGRLSDWYFSNGKDFDGVREQLTDLEKHAAAAGRTDGPRFGLNGFVIVRDTEKEA from the coding sequence ATGCCCACCGATCCGACGACCGAGCCGCTGCGGTTCGCGTACTGGGTGCCCAACGTCAGCGGCGGGCTCGTCACCAGCACGATCGAGCAGCGCACCGACTGGTCCTACGACTACAACCTGAAGCTCGCACGGCTCGCCGAACAGGCCGGATTCGAGTACGCGCTCAGCCAGGTCCGCTACACCGCCAGCTACGGCGCCGAGTTCCAGCACGAGTCGACCAGCTTCAGCCTGGCCCTGCTGCTGGGTACCGAGCGGCTCAAGCTGATCGCCGCCGTGCACCCCGGGCTGTGGCACCCGGCGGTGCTGGCCAAGTGGGTCGCCACCGCCGATCACCTGTCCCACGGCCGGGTGGCGGTCAACGTCGTCTCCGGCTGGTTCGCCGACGAGTTCCGGCAGCTGGGCGAGCCGTGGCTGGAGCACGACGAGCGGTACCGTCGCAGCGCCGAGTTCATCACCGCGCTCAAGCGCATCTGGACCGAGGACGAGGCGAACCTGGCCGGCGACTTCTACCGGATCCGTGACTTCAGCCTCAAGCCCAAGCCGCTGTCGTGGCCGGGGCGCCCGCACCCGGAGATCTTCCAGGGCGGCAACTCCAGCGCCGCGCGCCGCAACGGCGGACGGCTCTCGGACTGGTACTTCTCCAACGGCAAGGACTTCGACGGCGTACGGGAACAGCTCACCGACCTGGAGAAGCACGCCGCCGCGGCAGGGCGTACCGACGGGCCCCGGTTCGGCCTCAACGGCTTCGTGATCGTTCGCGACACCGAGAAGGAGGCCTAG
- a CDS encoding LysR family transcriptional regulator, with the protein MRLEQLEYLVAVSKHGSLRRASEHLHISQPALSEAIVKLERELGVTLLDRRRSGAQISHAGRDLLQPMGEVLDAVARLRAAAGDQLASRRLLRVGTVNAGTATLLLPALRAFQTQHPSSLVEVCNLQQDDIYRRVTEGTLEVGLVNLLDGDDVPPELDHTTLTTGRPVAVIPAGHPLADRGEVSADDLRGEHFVAMRAGYLMHRFAHRLFGDDLPLEWYAADGAEMGKIMVAQGIGITLLPDYSVTGDPLERAGLLVARPLTGDRTSVTMVAVRRRQSRVPAVVQDMIHHLRHGRRSIQGLPA; encoded by the coding sequence ATGCGTCTGGAACAGCTCGAATACCTCGTCGCCGTCAGCAAGCACGGCTCGCTGCGCCGCGCGAGCGAGCACCTGCACATCTCGCAGCCCGCGCTCAGCGAGGCCATCGTCAAGCTGGAACGCGAACTCGGCGTCACGCTGCTCGACCGGCGGCGCTCCGGCGCCCAGATCAGTCACGCCGGCCGTGACCTGCTGCAACCCATGGGTGAGGTGCTCGACGCGGTCGCCCGGCTGCGCGCCGCCGCCGGCGACCAGCTCGCCTCGCGCCGGCTGCTGCGCGTCGGGACGGTCAACGCCGGCACGGCCACCCTGCTGCTCCCGGCGCTGCGCGCGTTCCAGACGCAGCATCCCAGCTCGCTCGTCGAGGTGTGCAACCTCCAGCAGGACGACATCTACCGCCGCGTCACCGAGGGCACGCTGGAGGTCGGACTGGTCAACCTGCTCGACGGCGACGACGTCCCACCGGAGCTCGATCACACCACGCTGACGACCGGTCGCCCGGTGGCGGTCATCCCGGCCGGGCACCCGCTCGCCGACCGCGGCGAGGTCAGCGCCGACGATCTCCGCGGCGAGCACTTCGTGGCGATGCGCGCCGGGTATCTGATGCACCGCTTCGCGCACCGGCTCTTCGGCGACGACCTGCCGCTGGAATGGTACGCCGCGGACGGCGCGGAGATGGGCAAGATAATGGTCGCGCAAGGCATCGGCATCACCCTGCTGCCGGATTACAGCGTGACCGGCGACCCGCTGGAACGCGCCGGGCTCCTCGTCGCCCGCCCGCTCACCGGCGACCGTACGTCGGTGACCATGGTTGCGGTCCGGCGCCGGCAGTCGCGGGTCCCGGCCGTGGTCCAGGACATGATCCACCACTTACGGCACGGCCGACGTAGCATACAAGGCCTACCTGCGTGA
- a CDS encoding LLM class flavin-dependent oxidoreductase, producing the protein MGIVLHWFLPTNGDSRTDLSLGNAVGVEGSRVTGDGGTERAPGISYIGQIARSAELLGFAGALTPTSSWCEDAWVMTAGLTQVTERFTFLVAARPGLMSPTLAAHMAATYQRISGGRLLLNIVTGGDDAEQRRFGDHLSKVERYTRAGEFLHVFRELWSGESVDFSGEHYDIRDARIIPSAVRPDIYLGGSSPAAVDVAAAYADVYLTWGEPPAAVAEKIDLVRRRAKEAGRDLRFGIRLHVIARETADEAWAQADRLLAGLDEAAIERAQAIQRASGSEGQRRMTALHGGRTDALVVSPNLWAGVGLVRGGAGTALVGSHEEVADRIAEYHDLGIDEFILSGYPHLEEAYRVGEGVIPVLRGRGLLAAPRSDHRFTEV; encoded by the coding sequence ATGGGAATCGTTCTGCACTGGTTCCTGCCCACCAACGGCGACTCCCGCACCGACCTCAGCCTCGGCAACGCGGTCGGCGTCGAGGGCAGCCGGGTGACCGGTGACGGCGGCACCGAGCGTGCGCCCGGCATCTCGTACATCGGCCAGATCGCCCGCTCCGCCGAACTGCTCGGTTTCGCCGGCGCACTGACCCCGACCAGTTCCTGGTGCGAGGACGCCTGGGTGATGACCGCCGGGCTGACCCAGGTCACCGAGCGGTTCACGTTCCTGGTCGCGGCCCGCCCGGGCCTGATGTCGCCCACCCTCGCGGCCCACATGGCGGCGACCTACCAGCGGATCTCCGGCGGCCGGCTGCTGCTCAACATCGTGACCGGTGGCGACGACGCCGAACAGCGCCGGTTCGGCGACCACCTGAGCAAGGTCGAGCGCTACACCCGGGCCGGCGAGTTCCTGCACGTGTTCCGCGAGCTGTGGAGCGGCGAGAGCGTCGACTTCAGCGGTGAGCACTACGACATCCGGGATGCCCGGATCATCCCGTCGGCGGTCCGGCCGGACATCTACCTGGGCGGCTCCTCCCCCGCGGCGGTCGACGTCGCCGCCGCGTACGCCGATGTCTATCTGACCTGGGGTGAACCGCCCGCCGCGGTCGCCGAGAAGATCGACCTGGTCCGCCGGCGGGCCAAGGAGGCCGGCCGGGATCTGCGGTTCGGCATCCGTCTGCACGTCATCGCCCGGGAGACCGCCGACGAGGCGTGGGCGCAGGCTGACCGGCTGCTCGCCGGGCTCGACGAGGCCGCGATCGAGCGCGCCCAGGCGATCCAGCGGGCGTCCGGGTCCGAGGGCCAGCGCCGGATGACCGCGCTGCACGGCGGACGCACCGACGCGCTGGTGGTCTCGCCCAACCTGTGGGCCGGCGTCGGGCTGGTCCGCGGCGGCGCCGGGACCGCGCTGGTCGGCAGCCACGAGGAGGTCGCCGACCGGATCGCCGAGTACCACGACCTCGGCATCGACGAGTTCATCCTGTCCGGCTACCCGCACCTGGAAGAGGCCTACCGCGTCGGCGAGGGGGTGATCCCGGTGCTGCGAGGCCGGGGATTGCTGGCCGCGCCGCGGTCCGATCACCGATTCACGGAGGTTTGA
- the ligD gene encoding non-homologous end-joining DNA ligase, with protein sequence MGAGLAMPPAIDPMLATPGPVPAGAGWAAEAKHDGMRAAITCAGGRWRVRSRNGRDVTSSYPELSVLPELLGGRRAALDGELVVLNEAGVSDFSLLQQRIGVRDPGSSLLRAAPATLYVFDLLILDQQDVMAAPYTERRAMLEDLEVRGPGIDTPPFFPDAAADLYAAAQEHGLEGIVCKRLTSPYTPGQRARTWVKTVIPHEADVVVCGWVPGRGQLRDTIGALLVGAYDRAGRLHLVGRVGSGLSGASRQQLQQQLAPLRRSNPPTGHAESLAMAETTWVDPQVVARVAYRSWTSDTQLRHPVYRGVLDDRDASAARMPITAEQQ encoded by the coding sequence ATGGGTGCGGGTCTGGCGATGCCGCCGGCGATCGATCCGATGCTGGCGACGCCGGGGCCGGTGCCGGCCGGTGCGGGCTGGGCGGCCGAGGCCAAGCACGACGGCATGCGAGCCGCCATCACCTGCGCCGGCGGCCGGTGGCGGGTCCGCAGCCGCAACGGCCGGGACGTCACCAGCTCCTATCCCGAGCTGTCGGTGCTGCCGGAGTTGCTCGGCGGGCGCCGGGCGGCCCTGGACGGCGAACTGGTGGTCCTGAACGAGGCGGGCGTCTCGGACTTCTCCCTCCTCCAGCAGCGCATCGGCGTGCGCGACCCCGGCTCGTCGCTGCTGCGCGCGGCGCCGGCCACCCTGTACGTGTTCGACCTGCTGATCCTCGACCAGCAGGACGTCATGGCCGCGCCCTACACCGAACGCCGGGCGATGCTCGAAGACCTGGAAGTACGCGGCCCCGGCATCGACACGCCACCGTTCTTCCCCGACGCCGCCGCCGATCTGTACGCCGCCGCGCAGGAACACGGCCTCGAAGGCATCGTCTGCAAGCGGCTCACCTCCCCCTACACCCCCGGTCAGCGAGCCAGAACCTGGGTCAAGACGGTGATCCCGCACGAGGCCGACGTCGTGGTCTGCGGCTGGGTCCCAGGACGGGGACAGCTCCGCGACACGATCGGCGCCCTGCTGGTCGGCGCCTACGACCGTGCCGGCCGGCTGCACCTGGTCGGCCGGGTCGGCAGTGGCCTGTCCGGCGCCTCCCGCCAGCAGCTCCAGCAGCAGCTCGCCCCGCTGCGCCGCAGCAACCCACCCACCGGGCACGCCGAGAGCCTGGCCATGGCCGAGACCACCTGGGTCGACCCGCAGGTCGTCGCCCGGGTCGCCTACCGGTCCTGGACCAGTGACACACAGCTACGACACCCGGTGTACCGCGGCGTGCTCGACGACCGGGACGCGTCCGCCGCGCGGATGCCGATCACGGCTGAACAGCAATGA
- a CDS encoding response regulator transcription factor has protein sequence MIRILLVEPLTMLRGALAATLTQEDDLDVVADLDTLDAALDMARAVSPDVAVINIALLAGAGLTTFARFTAGHPGCATLALAGPDEPVLLNRALDRRVDGVVSTQAAPGELIRGIRRLVRGERVVDATLAVAMVTAPRSPLSAREVSVLSAAASGVPSTEVAAELHLSPGTVRNYISAILRKTGARNRLEAVRLAESCGWLS, from the coding sequence GTGATCCGCATTCTGCTCGTCGAACCGCTGACCATGCTCCGCGGCGCCCTCGCCGCGACCCTGACCCAGGAGGACGACCTCGACGTGGTCGCCGACCTGGACACGCTCGATGCCGCACTGGACATGGCCCGCGCCGTGTCACCCGATGTCGCCGTCATCAACATCGCGCTCCTCGCCGGTGCGGGCCTGACGACGTTCGCCCGTTTCACCGCCGGGCATCCGGGCTGCGCCACCCTGGCGCTGGCCGGCCCGGACGAGCCGGTCCTGCTGAACCGGGCCCTCGACCGGCGGGTCGACGGCGTCGTCAGCACCCAGGCCGCCCCCGGTGAGCTGATCCGCGGCATCCGCCGGCTCGTGCGGGGGGAACGCGTCGTCGACGCGACCCTCGCCGTGGCGATGGTGACGGCGCCGCGCAGTCCCCTGTCGGCGCGCGAGGTCAGCGTGCTCAGCGCGGCCGCGTCCGGGGTGCCGTCCACCGAGGTCGCCGCCGAGCTGCACCTGAGTCCCGGCACCGTGCGCAACTACATCTCCGCGATCCTGCGCAAGACCGGCGCCCGCAACCGCCTGGAGGCGGTCCGCCTCGCCGAGAGCTGTGGGTGGCTGTCGTGA
- a CDS encoding DUF2252 domain-containing protein — MTAQQIPHPSIGDRKARGREARDRAPLSSHVKWQPAADRPGLIGLLEQQNATREPDLVPVRHGRMMVSPFTFYRGGAGIMAADLAGTPTAGLDVQLCGDAHLSNFGVFASPERRLLFDLNDFDETLPGPFEYDVKRMAASFTIAARNNGFAPADTRQAALASVLAYRQAMASFAQMRTMDIWYAHLDENQLMDGVRNAVAGAAKTSRKTKKGSKSSDKAARNALARAEKNQARTHTRDSLQALSKLGTLTDGRYRIVSQPPIVVPARELAATYGMSPDETDHVIRDQFRAYRATLQDDRRRLLENFQIVDWARKVVGVGSVGTRAFIVLLQGRDTDDPLFLQVKEATASVLEAHLPKSAYRQHGERVVQGQRMMQAASDIFLGWTKGLDVRRDYYWRQLRDMKGSILVEALQPFGLNFYAGVCGWTLARAHARSGDPVAIAEYLGDSDAFDDSIADFSERYADQNERDYQQFVAAIRAGQLAATEGI, encoded by the coding sequence ATGACAGCGCAGCAGATCCCTCATCCAAGCATCGGTGACCGTAAGGCGAGAGGCCGGGAGGCGCGGGACCGGGCGCCCCTGTCGAGCCACGTGAAGTGGCAGCCCGCCGCCGATCGTCCCGGCCTGATCGGCTTGCTGGAGCAGCAGAACGCCACCCGGGAGCCGGACCTGGTGCCGGTCCGGCACGGCCGGATGATGGTCTCGCCGTTCACGTTCTACCGGGGCGGTGCCGGGATCATGGCGGCTGACCTGGCGGGCACCCCGACGGCCGGCCTCGACGTCCAGCTGTGCGGGGACGCGCATCTGTCGAACTTCGGCGTGTTCGCCTCGCCCGAGCGGCGGCTGTTGTTCGACCTGAACGACTTCGACGAGACGCTGCCGGGGCCGTTCGAGTACGACGTCAAGCGGATGGCGGCGAGCTTCACGATCGCGGCCCGCAACAACGGGTTCGCCCCGGCGGACACGCGGCAGGCGGCACTGGCGTCGGTGCTCGCCTACCGGCAGGCGATGGCCTCGTTCGCGCAGATGCGGACGATGGACATCTGGTACGCCCACCTGGACGAGAACCAGCTGATGGACGGTGTCCGCAACGCCGTGGCCGGGGCCGCGAAGACATCGAGGAAGACCAAGAAGGGTTCCAAGTCCTCGGACAAGGCGGCCCGGAACGCGCTGGCACGGGCGGAGAAGAATCAGGCCAGGACGCACACTCGCGACAGCCTCCAGGCGCTGTCGAAGCTGGGCACGCTGACCGACGGAAGGTACCGGATCGTCAGCCAGCCGCCGATCGTCGTCCCGGCGCGCGAGCTGGCCGCGACCTACGGCATGTCGCCCGACGAGACCGATCACGTGATCCGGGACCAGTTCCGCGCCTACCGCGCCACCCTGCAGGACGACCGCCGCCGCCTGCTGGAGAACTTCCAGATCGTGGACTGGGCCCGCAAGGTCGTCGGCGTGGGCAGTGTCGGCACCCGGGCGTTCATCGTGCTGTTGCAGGGCCGCGACACCGACGACCCGCTGTTCTTGCAGGTCAAGGAGGCCACCGCGTCAGTGCTGGAGGCCCACCTGCCGAAAAGCGCTTACCGCCAGCACGGCGAGCGGGTGGTGCAGGGCCAGCGGATGATGCAGGCCGCCAGCGACATCTTCCTCGGCTGGACCAAAGGACTGGACGTGCGCCGCGACTACTACTGGCGGCAACTGCGCGACATGAAGGGCTCGATCCTGGTCGAGGCGTTGCAGCCGTTCGGGCTCAACTTTTACGCCGGTGTCTGCGGCTGGACGCTGGCACGGGCGCATGCCAGGTCGGGTGACCCCGTCGCCATCGCCGAATACCTCGGCGACAGCGACGCGTTCGACGACTCGATAGCCGATTTCTCCGAGCGTTACGCCGACCAGAACGAGCGCGACTACCAGCAGTTCGTCGCCGCCATCAGGGCCGGACAGCTGGCCGCCACCGAGGGCATCTGA
- a CDS encoding LacI family DNA-binding transcriptional regulator: MSEEPRVSAGRPTMRDVASAAGVSIKTVSRVVNGETTVSPVLAGKVQDAIDRLRYRPDIGASTLRRSDRRTETIALLLEDVGNPFSAALHRAVEDEARARGVQVLTASLDEDPHRERELIRTFTMRRVDGLIIAPVSTDQGTLHSELQTDVPMVFVDRPGHGVPADSVLATNVTGASEAVRHLVAHGHRAIAYLGDYTRIPTARLRHEGYLAALGEAGIPADPRLIVHDLHTDTAAESMVMSLLRRPQPPTALFTSQNLVTIGAVRALRRLQLHREIALIGFDDFPMADLLEPAVTVVAQDPAMMGRIAAQALFRRIDGDTGAPEEFWIPTTFVRRGSGELPPSPPSPRATTAL; encoded by the coding sequence GTGTCCGAAGAGCCAAGAGTCAGCGCCGGCCGGCCGACGATGCGCGACGTGGCCAGTGCGGCCGGCGTCAGCATCAAGACCGTGTCCAGGGTGGTCAACGGCGAGACCACCGTGTCTCCCGTGCTGGCCGGCAAGGTGCAGGACGCGATCGACCGCCTGCGCTACCGCCCCGACATCGGGGCCAGCACGTTGCGGCGCAGCGATCGCCGGACCGAGACCATCGCGCTGCTCCTGGAGGACGTGGGCAACCCGTTCTCCGCGGCCCTGCATCGCGCGGTCGAGGACGAGGCGCGGGCGCGCGGCGTCCAGGTGCTCACCGCCAGCCTCGACGAGGACCCGCACCGCGAGCGGGAGCTGATCCGGACCTTCACGATGCGACGGGTGGACGGGCTCATCATCGCGCCGGTCAGCACCGACCAGGGCACCCTGCACAGCGAGTTGCAGACCGACGTGCCGATGGTCTTTGTGGACCGTCCCGGCCACGGCGTGCCCGCCGACTCGGTGCTCGCCACCAACGTCACCGGCGCGTCCGAAGCCGTACGCCACCTCGTCGCGCACGGCCACCGCGCCATCGCCTACCTGGGCGACTACACGCGGATTCCCACAGCCCGGCTGCGCCACGAGGGCTACCTCGCCGCCCTGGGCGAGGCCGGCATCCCGGCCGATCCGCGGCTGATCGTGCACGACCTGCACACCGACACGGCCGCCGAGAGCATGGTGATGTCCCTGCTGCGCCGCCCGCAGCCGCCCACCGCCCTGTTCACCAGCCAGAACCTGGTGACGATCGGGGCCGTTCGCGCGTTGCGCCGGCTACAGCTGCACCGGGAGATCGCGCTGATCGGCTTCGACGACTTCCCGATGGCCGACCTGCTGGAACCGGCCGTCACCGTGGTGGCCCAGGACCCGGCGATGATGGGCCGGATCGCGGCGCAGGCGCTGTTCCGCCGCATCGACGGCGACACCGGCGCCCCCGAGGAGTTCTGGATCCCCACCACGTTCGTACGCCGCGGCTCCGGCGAGCTGCCGCCGAGCCCACCGTCACCGCGCGCCACGACCGCCCTCTGA